A single region of the Salvia splendens isolate huo1 chromosome 18, SspV2, whole genome shotgun sequence genome encodes:
- the LOC121776223 gene encoding uncharacterized protein LOC121776223, which yields MKKLYKKSTVHPTPSAVSEHLLSFLPAAILALTVALSPADKEVLAYLISCSSGSQRRPTAAAAKGGGGDCHNPCFNCSCFRCYTSYWAKWDASPNRQLIHEVIDAFEEKESTKEKSKKERRKGKIVKSGVSIEPKKSEPSLTAVELESTAAADGGEEEEVVPTAEEFGKGSSVRRFVSWVWGVWG from the coding sequence atgaagaagctctacaaaaagAGTACGGTGCACCCGACGCCGTCGGCTGTGTCAGAGCACCTCCTCTCATTTCTACCAGCGGCGATTTTAGCTCTCACCGTCGCTCTATCTCCGGCGGACAAGGAAGTCCTCGCCTACCTCATCTCCTGCTCCTCCGGCAGCCAGCGCAGGCCAACCGCCGCCGCGGCGaaaggaggcggcggcgattgCCACAATCCGTGCTTCAACTGCAGCTGCTTCCGCTGCTACACGAGCTACTGGGCGAAGTGGGATGCGTCGCCCAACCGCCAGCTCATACACGAGGTCATCGACGCTTTCGAAGAAAAAGAGAGCACAAAAGAGAAGAGCAAAAAGGAACGGAGGAAGGGCAAAATCGTCAAATCCGGGGTTTCAATTGAGCCGAAGAAATCCGAGCCAAGTTTGACCGCCGTTGAACTTGAGTCAAccgcggcggcggatggcggcgaggaggaggaggttgTTCCCACGGCGGAGGAATTTGGCAAGGGCTCCTCGGTGAGGAGGTTTGTGAGTTGGGTATGGGGCGTTTGGGGTTGA
- the LOC121775700 gene encoding probable carboxylesterase SOBER1-like, whose protein sequence is MKLTLAKSFALFTLTFGISLSFVLLHHQTPLPIKPDPMARTFILWLHGLGDSGPANEPIKNLFTTPVFANTKWSFPSAPNNPVTCNYGSVMPSWFDIHELPMTADSPQDEAGVLKAVQNVHAMIDREIAAGTNPNNVFICGFSQGGALTLASILLYPKTLGGGAVFSGWVPFNSSILQRVSEDAKKTPILWSHGIADRTVLFEAGQAGPPFLEKAGISCEFKAYPGLGHSLNNEEFRNLESWIRSRVQSSS, encoded by the exons ATGAAGCTAACACTGGCCAAGTCATTTGCGCTCTTCACACTCACTTTCGGAATCTCCCTTTCCTTTGTTCTTCTCCATCACCAAACCCCGCTTCCGATCAAGCCCGACCCTATGGCCCGTACCTTCATACTTTGGCTGCATGGGCTCGGCGATTCGGGCCCCGCCAATGAACCTATCAAGAACCTCTTCACTACTCCCGTCTTCGCCAACACCAAGTGGTCCTTCCCTTCCGCCCCAAACAATCCCGTCACCTGTAATT ATGGTTCAGTGATGCCTTCATGGTTTGACATTCACGAATTACCGATGACAGCT GATTCTCCACAAGATGAAGCCGGCGTGCTCAAAGCAGTTCAAAATGTCCATGCAATGATAGACAGAGAGATAGCAGCAGGCACCAATCCTAACAATGTCTTTATATGCGGGTTCAGTCAAGGAG GTGCGTTAACGTTGGCAAGCATTCTGCTTTACCCAAAAACTCTGGGTGGAGGTGCTGTGTTTAGTGGTTGGGTTCCATTTAACTCTTCAATTTTACAAAGGGTTTCAGAAGATGCAAAAAAG ACACCTATCCTGTGGTCCCATGGCATTGCTGATAGAACTGTACTCTTCGAAGCTGGACAAGCTGGTCCTCCATTTCTCGAAAAAGCTGGCATTAGCTGTGAATTCAAG GCCTACCCTGGTCTCGGCCACTCCTTAAACAACGAGGAGTTCCGTAATCTTGAATCTTGGATCAGGTCTCGTGTCCAAAgttcgtcatga